In Leishmania braziliensis MHOM/BR/75/M2904 complete genome, chromosome 31, one genomic interval encodes:
- a CDS encoding putative ADP-ribosylation factor, with product MGGWLSSLLGKKEVRILMVGLDAAGKTTILYKLKLGEVVTTIPTIGFNVETLEYKNLKFTMWDVGGQDKLRPLWRHYYQNTNGIIFVVDSNDRDRMRDAKAELGRMLAEDELRNATLLVFANKQDLPNAMSTTEVTEKLGLHALRQRNWYIQGCCGTTAQGLYEGLDWLSVNIKKSMN from the coding sequence ATGGGAGGCTGgctgtcgtcgctgctggggaagaaggaggtgcgcaTCCTCATGGTCGGTCTCGATGCGGCTGGTAAGACCACCATCCTGTACAAGCTCAAGCTGGGCGAGGTCGTGACGACCATTCCGACCATCGGGTTCAACGTCGAGACGCTCGAGTACAAGAACCTGAAGTTCACCATGTGGGATGTCGGGGGCCAGGACAAGCTTCGCCCGCTGTGGCGCCACTATTATCAGAACACGAACGGCATCATCTTCGTGGTCGATAGCAACGACCGCGACCGTATGCGCGATGCCAAAGCGGAGCTTGGGAGGATGCTTGCCGAGGACGAGCTCCGCAACGCGACGCTGCTTGTATTTGCGAACAAGCAGGATCTGCCGAACGCGATGAGCACAACGGAAGTGACGGAGAAGCTCGGCCTGCACGCCCTGCGCCAGCGCAACTGGTACATTcagggctgctgcggcaccactgctCAGGGCCTCTACGAGGGTCTCGACTGGCTCTCTGTCAACATCAAGAAGAGCATGAACTAA